A single region of the Halorussus gelatinilyticus genome encodes:
- a CDS encoding dipeptidase: MTDADLRLFDGHNDTLLDLHIDETGTGRSFFERGEAGHLDLPRAHEANLGAGLFAVFVPNEDYEYERRETDEGYEMDLPPAVDHERAKSFTYDALARLHRIAAESDGAVRVVGEYADLEACLVPDDGDERAGTAAGDGPGPLAAVPHLEGAEAVAPDLSNLDFLYAAGVRSVGPVWSRPNAFGHGVRSEYPGTPDTGPGLTAAGRDLVRACNDRGILVDLAHATAAGFDDVADLSEDPLVVSHAGVHDICPVSRNLTDRQLDAVADSGGLVGVTFATGHLRPDGENDPEDPTPISTLVDHVEYVADRVGVEHVALGSDFDGATVIDSVGDATGLPDVIRELRDRRFGDEAVRAIARDNWLRVIRETWE, from the coding sequence ATGACCGACGCCGACCTGCGACTCTTCGACGGGCACAACGACACCCTGCTGGACCTCCACATCGACGAGACCGGAACCGGCCGGTCGTTCTTCGAGCGGGGCGAGGCGGGCCACCTCGACCTCCCGCGGGCTCACGAGGCGAACCTCGGGGCCGGCCTGTTCGCCGTCTTCGTCCCGAACGAGGACTACGAGTACGAGCGACGCGAGACCGACGAGGGCTACGAGATGGACCTCCCGCCAGCGGTGGACCACGAGCGCGCCAAGTCGTTCACCTACGACGCGCTGGCGCGCCTCCACCGCATCGCGGCCGAGTCGGACGGCGCGGTCCGGGTCGTCGGCGAGTACGCCGACTTGGAGGCCTGTCTCGTTCCCGACGACGGCGACGAGCGGGCCGGGACCGCCGCCGGCGACGGTCCCGGTCCGCTCGCCGCGGTTCCGCACCTCGAAGGTGCCGAGGCGGTCGCGCCGGACCTGTCGAACCTCGACTTCCTCTACGCGGCGGGGGTGCGCTCGGTCGGCCCGGTCTGGAGTCGCCCCAACGCGTTCGGCCACGGCGTCCGGTCGGAGTACCCCGGCACGCCCGACACCGGGCCGGGACTCACCGCGGCGGGGAGGGACCTCGTCCGCGCATGTAACGACCGCGGGATTCTGGTAGACCTCGCGCACGCGACCGCGGCTGGATTCGATGACGTCGCCGACCTCTCGGAGGACCCCCTCGTCGTCAGTCACGCCGGCGTCCACGACATCTGTCCGGTCAGTCGGAACCTGACCGACCGGCAACTCGACGCCGTCGCGGACTCCGGCGGCCTCGTCGGCGTCACCTTCGCCACGGGACACCTCCGTCCCGACGGCGAGAACGACCCCGAGGACCCCACGCCGATTTCGACGCTAGTGGACCACGTAGAGTACGTCGCCGACAGAGTGGGCGTCGAACACGTCGCGCTCGGGTCGGACTTCGACGGCGCGACCGTCATCGACTCGGTGGGCGACGCGACCGGGCTTCCGGACGTGATTCGGGAGCTTCGCGACCGGAGGTTCGGCGACGAGGCGGTGCGGGCCATCGCACGGGACAACTGGCTCCGCGTAATTCGGGAGACGTGGGAGTGA
- a CDS encoding S9 family peptidase: MYRRDLRETRHDDLLADAATAEMAEQVVPEPDGDRLAYAVSREHRTDLYLRDGEETRKLTSRGLLAQRYTHLDPRWFDWHPEGESVAYAGEDDDGLSVWTVDVETGAKTRITAHGAIDSNPRFSPDGDEIAFVTDYRSPSALAVASADGRRVEVLRDDEYLYQDPRWAGDALYAVRTRHRDLSDRASQVVRVDRDGTVEPVFGGDSVNAYAPRPRPGSEGDELAFVHDASGYDALYLTGPDRAEPERLLAESGTDFGAPAWDADGDRLALTATRRGEVHVRTLAVESGETATLTDEPGDRYFPEWHDGDVLGVEATPTRPPEVRNLTTDERIAGRPPAGLEDRFVRPESITYDSTDGVEIHAMVYLPEGHDAADPDSIPLLVHPHGGPTAFDGYEFNHRAQYFAAQGFAVIEPNYRGSSGFGREFRNRNDFAWGEGDLDDVVNAADALADAYPAVDGNRAGIYGGSGGGLMTVNALGRTDRFDAGAAFYGVYDYETFADDTDDVGWRLMKRELGYPATDIDNYREASPVRSVPDIDAPLLVLHGEQDVRVPLSQSEQLVEELEKHGKTYELQTYDDEPHGFLKRENVLDAYSRVADLFAKYLEIDPDDGSSRPHSPDDGE; the protein is encoded by the coding sequence ATGTACCGACGCGACCTGCGCGAGACCCGACACGACGACCTGCTGGCCGACGCCGCCACCGCCGAGATGGCCGAGCAGGTCGTCCCGGAACCCGACGGCGACCGCCTCGCCTACGCCGTCAGCCGCGAGCATCGCACCGACCTCTACCTGCGAGACGGCGAGGAGACCCGCAAACTGACGAGTCGGGGCCTCCTCGCCCAACGCTACACCCACCTCGACCCGCGGTGGTTCGACTGGCACCCCGAGGGCGAGTCCGTCGCCTACGCCGGCGAGGACGACGACGGCCTCTCCGTCTGGACCGTCGACGTCGAGACCGGCGCGAAGACTCGCATCACGGCCCACGGAGCCATCGACTCGAACCCGCGGTTCTCGCCCGACGGCGACGAAATCGCGTTCGTGACCGACTACCGCTCGCCGAGCGCGCTCGCGGTCGCCTCGGCGGACGGCCGCCGCGTCGAGGTCCTGCGCGACGACGAGTACCTCTATCAGGACCCCCGGTGGGCCGGCGACGCGCTCTACGCGGTCCGGACGCGCCACAGGGACCTCTCGGACCGCGCGAGTCAGGTCGTCCGCGTGGACCGCGACGGCACCGTCGAACCCGTCTTCGGCGGCGACTCGGTGAACGCCTACGCGCCTCGGCCGCGCCCCGGAAGCGAGGGCGACGAACTCGCGTTCGTCCACGACGCCAGCGGCTACGACGCCCTCTATCTCACCGGTCCGGACCGCGCGGAACCCGAGCGACTGCTCGCCGAGTCGGGCACCGACTTCGGCGCGCCGGCGTGGGACGCCGACGGCGACCGCCTCGCACTCACGGCGACTCGGCGGGGCGAGGTCCACGTCCGGACGCTCGCTGTCGAGTCCGGCGAGACCGCGACCCTGACCGACGAACCGGGCGACCGCTACTTCCCGGAGTGGCACGACGGCGACGTGCTTGGCGTCGAAGCGACCCCGACCAGACCTCCGGAGGTCCGCAACCTCACGACCGACGAGCGAATCGCGGGCCGACCCCCGGCGGGTCTCGAAGACAGGTTCGTCCGCCCCGAGAGCATCACCTACGACTCGACGGACGGCGTCGAGATTCACGCGATGGTCTACCTCCCGGAGGGCCACGACGCCGCCGACCCCGACTCGATTCCCCTGCTCGTCCACCCCCACGGCGGGCCGACCGCCTTCGACGGCTACGAATTCAACCACCGCGCGCAGTACTTCGCCGCACAGGGGTTCGCCGTCATCGAGCCGAACTACCGCGGGTCGTCGGGCTTCGGGCGGGAGTTCCGGAACCGCAACGACTTCGCGTGGGGCGAGGGCGACCTGGACGACGTGGTGAACGCGGCCGACGCGCTGGCCGACGCCTACCCCGCGGTCGACGGCAACCGCGCGGGCATCTACGGCGGTTCGGGCGGCGGCCTGATGACCGTCAACGCCTTGGGCCGGACCGACCGCTTCGACGCCGGCGCGGCCTTCTACGGCGTCTACGACTACGAGACGTTCGCGGACGACACCGACGACGTGGGCTGGCGACTCATGAAACGCGAGTTGGGCTATCCCGCGACCGACATCGACAACTACCGCGAGGCGAGTCCCGTCCGGAGCGTGCCGGACATCGACGCGCCGCTGTTGGTCCTCCACGGCGAACAGGACGTTCGCGTCCCGCTCAGCCAGTCCGAGCAGTTAGTCGAGGAACTGGAGAAGCACGGCAAGACCTACGAACTCCAGACCTACGACGACGAACCCCACGGGTTCCTGAAGCGGGAGAACGTCCTCGACGCCTACTCGCGGGTCGCCGACCTGTTCGCCAAGTACCTCGAAATCGACCCCGACGACGGGAGCAGTCGGCCCCACAGCCCCGACGACGGCGAGTAG
- a CDS encoding GtrA family protein — MGDSTYRNVVEHPTVVRLYRFGLVGASAALVQTGVLWLLVEWVGLNYLVAATLAIELTIVLQFVANNAWTFQHARYTARYDYLVGLLRTNLVRGSAIPIQLALLWAFVNWAGLVYLLANGIAIFVSGLYRYYLDSRWTWQIA, encoded by the coding sequence GTGGGGGACTCTACATACCGAAACGTAGTCGAACACCCGACGGTCGTCCGACTCTACCGGTTCGGACTCGTCGGAGCGAGCGCGGCCCTCGTCCAGACGGGAGTCCTCTGGCTGTTGGTGGAGTGGGTCGGTCTCAACTATCTGGTCGCGGCCACCCTCGCCATCGAGTTGACCATCGTCCTTCAGTTCGTGGCGAACAACGCGTGGACGTTCCAACACGCGCGCTACACCGCGAGATACGACTACCTCGTGGGCCTGCTCCGGACGAATCTGGTCCGCGGGAGCGCGATTCCGATACAGTTGGCGCTCCTCTGGGCGTTCGTCAACTGGGCCGGACTCGTCTACCTGCTGGCGAACGGAATCGCGATATTCGTCAGCGGTCTCTATCGGTACTATCTGGACTCGCGCTGGACGTGGCAAATCGCGTGA
- a CDS encoding S8 family peptidase, whose protein sequence is MTNGTNRRTFLKGAGAALGGLALPKMVSAKSADKRYIVDLKSASKGVLDGLNVVHDLSQIDLAVVEADEAQAQGKAFSKDVEMKFDFAAAEDDGNGDEPGPRKLSQLQWDKQSQGISQVHGQTRGEGTRVAVLDSGAIPHHPDLKNALNTDLSRNFTGDGGDFTPWYNEHGTHVAGIIAGDDTNDEGVVGTAPGTELVALRVFIGPFAFFGDIIAAMTYAGDIESDVANMSLGTYPMPDDESTRDLKKSIERVADYAASQGTLMVAAAGNDGTNLDTDGDVLSLPNEAENVMSVGATGPVGYRWDDKGNGKFVRNYRAAFNKLDEAPTDPAPYTNYGSEAIDVSAPGGNYDTEAKGGDGNWQYDMVLSTVFEWGDDGSTVPDYGWKSGTSMAAPQVTAAAALVKSQNPDATPAEVREHLESTARDVGQAKYHGEGHLDIEAAVNESI, encoded by the coding sequence ATGACAAATGGAACCAATCGACGTACGTTTCTGAAGGGAGCGGGCGCGGCGCTCGGCGGACTCGCGCTGCCGAAGATGGTCTCGGCGAAGTCGGCTGACAAGCGATACATCGTGGACCTGAAGTCGGCGTCGAAGGGCGTCCTCGACGGATTGAACGTCGTCCACGACCTGAGCCAGATCGACCTCGCCGTGGTCGAGGCCGACGAGGCGCAGGCTCAGGGGAAGGCCTTCTCGAAGGACGTGGAGATGAAGTTCGACTTCGCGGCGGCCGAGGACGACGGGAACGGCGACGAACCCGGCCCGCGAAAGCTCTCGCAACTCCAGTGGGACAAGCAGTCCCAAGGTATCTCCCAAGTCCACGGCCAGACCCGCGGGGAGGGGACCCGTGTGGCGGTGCTGGACTCCGGCGCGATTCCCCACCACCCCGACCTGAAGAACGCGCTCAACACCGACCTCTCGCGCAACTTCACGGGCGACGGCGGCGACTTCACGCCGTGGTACAACGAACACGGGACGCACGTCGCGGGCATCATCGCGGGCGACGACACGAACGACGAGGGCGTCGTCGGCACCGCGCCCGGCACCGAACTCGTCGCATTGCGAGTGTTCATCGGACCGTTCGCGTTCTTCGGCGACATCATCGCGGCGATGACCTACGCGGGCGACATCGAGTCCGACGTGGCCAACATGAGCCTCGGTACGTATCCGATGCCCGACGACGAATCGACCCGCGACCTGAAGAAGTCCATCGAGCGAGTGGCCGACTACGCCGCTTCGCAGGGCACGCTCATGGTCGCGGCCGCGGGCAACGACGGGACGAACCTCGACACTGACGGCGACGTGTTGAGCCTGCCGAACGAAGCCGAGAACGTGATGAGCGTCGGCGCGACCGGTCCGGTCGGCTACCGCTGGGACGACAAGGGCAACGGGAAGTTCGTCCGGAACTACCGCGCCGCGTTCAACAAACTCGACGAAGCGCCGACCGACCCCGCGCCCTACACGAACTACGGGAGCGAGGCCATCGACGTCAGTGCGCCGGGCGGGAACTACGACACCGAAGCCAAGGGCGGCGACGGGAACTGGCAGTACGACATGGTACTGAGTACGGTCTTCGAGTGGGGCGACGACGGGAGCACGGTCCCGGACTACGGTTGGAAGTCCGGCACGAGCATGGCGGCCCCGCAGGTCACGGCGGCCGCCGCGCTCGTCAAGAGCCAGAACCCCGACGCGACCCCGGCGGAGGTCCGCGAGCATCTGGAATCGACCGCCCGCGACGTGGGACAGGCGAAGTACCACGGCGAGGGTCACCTCGACATCGAAGCCGCGGTGAACGAGTCGATTTAA
- a CDS encoding amidohydrolase: protein MRAIVNGTVHTVAERGSIDGGTVLVEDGEISAVGPDGEVEVPDDAEVFDADGAHVTPGLVDAHSHAGMAEWGEPEDGDFNEVSDPVTPHVNALDGFHPRDEELQHAFQGGVTTVSARMGSANVVGGIICSMKTYGDVADRMLIREDGMKAAFGENPKRFHGDQKDRQPSTRPGVAATLRQALMEAEDYVDRREKSREEGEPFERDLGMENLARVVEGELPLRVHAHRADDIATVFRIADEFGIEKLSIEHATEGHVLADEFVERDVPAVVGPTISSASKYELRNITFETPGILHEAGVKVAIQTDAPILPQEHLDVCVGLAVREGLPEDVALRTVTRNPAEILSIEDRVGTLEEGTDADLVVWDGPMFELDSDARQVFVEGERIYDAERDDVDPREEYAW from the coding sequence GTGAGAGCAATCGTCAATGGTACGGTTCACACGGTGGCGGAGCGCGGGAGTATCGACGGCGGTACGGTGCTAGTCGAGGACGGCGAGATTTCTGCGGTCGGGCCGGACGGTGAGGTCGAGGTCCCGGACGACGCCGAGGTCTTCGACGCGGACGGCGCGCACGTGACGCCCGGACTGGTGGACGCCCACAGCCACGCCGGGATGGCCGAGTGGGGCGAACCCGAGGACGGCGACTTCAACGAGGTCTCGGACCCCGTGACGCCGCACGTCAACGCCCTCGACGGGTTTCACCCGCGCGACGAGGAACTCCAACACGCGTTCCAGGGCGGCGTGACGACCGTCTCGGCCCGGATGGGGAGCGCGAACGTCGTCGGAGGTATCATCTGCTCGATGAAGACCTACGGCGACGTGGCCGACCGGATGTTGATTCGGGAGGACGGCATGAAGGCGGCGTTCGGCGAGAACCCCAAGCGATTCCACGGCGACCAGAAGGACCGCCAGCCCTCGACGCGGCCGGGCGTCGCGGCGACGCTCCGTCAGGCGCTGATGGAGGCCGAGGACTACGTGGACCGCCGCGAGAAGTCGCGCGAGGAGGGCGAGCCGTTCGAGCGCGACCTCGGGATGGAGAATCTGGCCCGCGTCGTGGAGGGCGAGTTGCCCCTGCGAGTCCACGCCCACCGCGCCGACGACATCGCCACGGTGTTCCGCATCGCCGACGAGTTCGGCATCGAGAAACTCTCCATCGAACACGCGACGGAGGGTCACGTCCTCGCCGACGAGTTCGTCGAGCGCGACGTACCCGCCGTCGTCGGCCCGACCATCTCGTCGGCGAGCAAGTACGAACTCCGCAACATCACCTTCGAGACGCCGGGCATCCTCCACGAGGCGGGCGTCAAGGTCGCCATCCAGACCGACGCGCCGATTCTCCCACAGGAGCATCTGGACGTCTGCGTCGGTCTCGCGGTGCGCGAGGGTCTGCCCGAGGACGTCGCCCTGCGAACGGTGACGCGCAACCCCGCCGAGATTCTGAGCATCGAGGACCGGGTGGGCACGCTGGAGGAAGGCACCGACGCCGACCTCGTGGTCTGGGACGGCCCAATGTTCGAACTGGACTCGGACGCCCGGCAGGTGTTCGTGGAGGGCGAGCGCATCTACGACGCCGAGCGCGACGACGTGGACCCGCGCGAGGAGTACGCGTGGTGA
- a CDS encoding NAD(P)/FAD-dependent oxidoreductase: MKRVDVAIVGGGPAGTSAARAAAEQGADALLVEKGVPRADREELGPDSTDAAGMLDYWVDIMDVSFEEIPDRVVLQTLERTEFFGPTETAVMESTGIESSYDGFGFTFHRARMDDWLRDRAERAGAEYRVGLGVTDVTTDLSGSPTHTLQLSDGEEVVADYLVLADGPQRQVTMRALDRFSPDDRPISEVMAPNEANHIAYQEYREFPEELFDPSSLKFWWGVMPGETAYPWIFPNDGTVARVGLTMPIGMDLDDVANPGEYDLLREDDDAIPRPAEYIERLLDRQFGDEYDVEDFPLVTDRGKSEGTETYPISSTRPIESPTAANIAVAGGAMGTTSAFHEGGYHVAARTGQIAGELAGKGRLGGYNDRWKDAIGDEIVRNVTFADIVGDYGPRDWDKAFSAASDILAGKDEGGLLKYKLRSGLTGAKIVTKYKTAKRKFKNGKYVQFAESEYTV; encoded by the coding sequence ATGAAGCGAGTGGACGTTGCCATCGTCGGCGGCGGTCCCGCCGGGACCTCCGCCGCACGTGCGGCCGCCGAGCAGGGGGCCGACGCGCTCCTCGTCGAGAAAGGCGTCCCGCGCGCCGACCGCGAGGAGTTGGGACCGGACTCGACCGACGCCGCCGGAATGCTCGACTACTGGGTGGACATCATGGACGTGTCGTTCGAGGAGATTCCCGACCGCGTCGTCCTCCAGACGCTAGAGCGGACCGAGTTCTTCGGGCCGACCGAGACCGCCGTCATGGAGAGTACCGGCATCGAATCCTCGTACGACGGGTTCGGCTTCACCTTCCACCGCGCCCGGATGGACGACTGGCTCCGCGACCGCGCGGAGCGGGCGGGTGCGGAGTACCGCGTCGGTCTCGGCGTGACCGACGTGACCACCGACCTGTCGGGGTCGCCGACCCACACCTTGCAGCTCTCGGACGGGGAGGAGGTCGTCGCCGACTACCTGGTGCTGGCCGACGGGCCGCAGCGACAGGTCACGATGCGGGCGCTCGACCGGTTCTCGCCCGACGACCGCCCGATTTCCGAGGTCATGGCTCCCAACGAGGCCAACCACATCGCGTATCAGGAGTACCGCGAGTTCCCCGAGGAACTGTTCGACCCGAGTTCGCTCAAGTTCTGGTGGGGCGTGATGCCCGGCGAGACCGCCTATCCGTGGATATTCCCGAACGACGGGACGGTCGCGCGCGTGGGCCTGACGATGCCCATCGGGATGGACTTGGACGACGTGGCGAACCCCGGCGAGTACGACCTCCTGCGCGAGGACGACGACGCCATCCCCCGGCCCGCCGAGTACATCGAGCGCCTGCTGGACCGCCAGTTCGGCGACGAGTACGACGTGGAGGACTTCCCGCTGGTCACGGACCGCGGCAAGAGCGAGGGGACCGAGACGTATCCCATCTCCTCGACCCGACCCATCGAGTCGCCGACCGCGGCCAACATCGCCGTCGCGGGCGGCGCGATGGGTACCACCTCGGCGTTCCACGAGGGCGGCTACCACGTCGCCGCCCGGACCGGCCAAATCGCGGGCGAACTCGCGGGCAAGGGTCGCCTCGGCGGCTACAACGACCGCTGGAAAGACGCCATCGGCGACGAAATCGTACGGAACGTCACCTTCGCCGACATCGTGGGCGACTACGGCCCCCGCGACTGGGACAAGGCGTTCTCGGCCGCCAGCGACATTCTGGCCGGGAAAGACGAGGGCGGCCTGCTGAAGTACAAGCTCCGGTCCGGACTCACCGGCGCGAAAATCGTCACGAAGTACAAGACAGCCAAGCGCAAGTTCAAGAACGGTAAGTACGTCCAGTTCGCGGAGTCGGAGTACACCGTCTGA